A window of Hemibagrus wyckioides isolate EC202008001 linkage group LG03, SWU_Hwy_1.0, whole genome shotgun sequence contains these coding sequences:
- the LOC131351413 gene encoding zinc finger protein 135-like isoform X1: MADDCKSEESAKPEKQENDDSTDTDDGTTSSVQSYYCSLCGKSFSRKGHLKQHHLIHTGEKPHQCSECGKTFIQKSNLKKHQRVHTGEKPYECLQCGKSFTRQSPFKNHQRSHTGEKPYHCSPCGKSFTLQSSFKRHQLIHNGEKPYYCTQCGKSFTRYSNLKSHHRIHTGEQLYCCLQCGKSFRELATLKNHQLIHTGEKPHYCSQCGMSFRELSHLRTHERIHMRETPHYCSQCGMSFRELSHLKTHQRIHKGDKPHYCSQCGMSFRELSHLKTHQRIHTGGKPYFCSQCGMSFRELSHLKTHQRIHTKEKPHYCSQCGMSFRELSHLKTHQRIHTGERPYRCSQCGKSFKQHGSFKAHQRIHTGEKQ; encoded by the exons ATGGCAGACGATTGCAAATCCGAAGAATCAGCTAAACCTGAGAAACAAGAAAACGACGACTCTACGGACACGGACGATGGGACCACGAGCTCGGTGCAG AGTTACTACTGCTCGCTGTGTGGAAAGAGTTTTTCTAGAAAGGGACACCTTAAACAACACCACCTAATCCACACAGGAGAAAAGCCACATCAGTGCTCAGAGTGCGGGAAGACATTTATACAAAAAAGCAATCTCAAAAAGCACCAGCGCGTTCACACCGGAGAGAAGCCATACGAATGCTTGCAGTGCGGGAAGAGTTTTACACGACAGAGTCCTTTTAAAAACCACCAGCGCAGTCACACCGGGGAGAAGCCGTATCACTGCTCGCCGTGCGGGAAGAGTTTTACGCTGCAGAGTTCGTTTAAAAGACACCAACTCATCCACAACGGAGAGAAGCCGTACTACTGTACGCAGTGCGGGAAGAGTTTTACACGATACAGTAATTTAAAAAGCCACCACCGCATTCACACCGGGGAGCAGCTGTATTGCTGCTTACAGTGCGGGAAGAGTTTTCGAGAGTTGGCTACTTTAAAAAACCAccaactcattcacacaggagagaagccgcATTACTGCTCGCAGTGCGGGATGAGTTTCAGAGAGCTGAGTCATTTAAGAACGCACGAACGCATTCACATGAGAGAGACGCCGCACTACTGCTCTCAGTGCGGGATGAGTTTCCGAGAACTCAGTCATTTAAAGAcgcaccagcgcattcacaaaGGAGACAAGCCACATTACTGCTCGCAGTGCGGGATGAGTTTCAGAGAGTTGAGTCATTTGAAAactcaccagcgcattcacaccggAGGGAAGCCGTATTTTTGCTCGCAGTGTGGGATGAGTTTCAGAGAGTTGAGTCATTTAAAAAcgcaccagcgcattcacacaaaAGAGAAGCCGCATTACTGCTCGCAGTGTGGGATGAGTTTCAGAGAGTTGAGTCATTTGAAAAcgcaccagcgcattcacacaggagagaggccATATCGCTGTTCGCAGTGCGGGAAGAGTTTTAAACAACATGGATCTTTTAAGgcacaccagcgcattcacacaggagagaagcaaTAA
- the LOC131351413 gene encoding gastrula zinc finger protein XlCGF26.1-like isoform X2: MADDCKSEESAKPEKQENDDSTDTDDGTTSSVQSYYCSLCGKSFSRKGHLKQHHLIHTGEKPHQCSECRKTFSQQSNLKIHQRIHTREKPYGCLQCGKSFTLQNTFKNHQRIHTGEKPYHCLECGKSFTVQSTFNNHQRIHSGEKPYYCSLCGKSFTRKGHLKQHHLIHTGEKPHQCSECGKTFSQQSNLKIHQRIHTREKPYECLQCRKSFTLQSTFKNHQRIHTGEKPYHCLECGKSFTLQSTFNNHQRIHSGEKPYYCTQCGKRFTRHSTFKNHQRVHTGEKPYYCSLCGKSFSRKGHLKQHHLIHTGEKPHQCSECGKTFIQKSNLKKHQRVHTGEKPYECLQCGKSFTRQSPFKNHQRSHTGEKPYHCSPCGKSFTLQSSFKRHQLIHNGEKPYYCTQCGKSFTRYSNLKSHHRIHTGEQLYCCLQCGKSFRELATLKNHQLIHTGEKPHYCSQCGMSFRELSHLRTHERIHMRETPHYCSQCGMSFRELSHLKTHQRIHKGDKPHYCSQCGMSFRELSHLKTHQRIHTGGKPYFCSQCGMSFRELSHLKTHQRIHTKEKPHYCSQCGMSFRELSHLKTHQRIHTGERPYRCSQCGKSFKQHGSFKAHQRIHTGEKQ, translated from the exons ATGGCAGACGATTGCAAATCCGAAGAATCAGCTAAACCTGAGAAACAAGAAAACGACGACTCTACGGACACGGACGATGGGACCACGAGCTCGGTGCAG AGTTACTACTGCTCGCTGTGTGGAAAGAGTTTTTCTAGAAAGGGACACCTTAAACAACACCACCTAATCCACACAGGAGAAAAGCCACATCAGTGCTCAGAGTGCAGGAAGACATTTTCGCAGCAAAGCAATCTGAAAATTCACCAGCGTATTCACACCCGAGAGAAGCCGTACGGATGCTTGCAGTGCGGGAAGAGTTTTACGCTGCAGAATACCTTTAAAAaccaccagcgcattcacacgggagagaagccgtatcacTGCTTGGAGTGCGGGAAAAGTTTTACAGTGCAGAGTACGTTTAACAACCACCAGCGCATTCACTCCGGAGAGAAGCCATATTACTGCTCGCTGTGCGGAAAGAGTTTTACCAGAAAGGGACATCTTAAACAACACCACCTAATCCACACAGGAGAAAAGCCACATCAGTGCTCAGAGTGCGGGAAGACATTTTCGCAGCAAAGCAATCTGAAAATTCACCAGCGTATTCACACCCGAGAGAAGCCGTACGAATGCTTGCAGTGCCGGAAGAGTTTTACGCTGCAGAGTACGTTTAAAAaccaccagcgcattcacacgggagagaagccgtatcacTGCTTGGAGTGCGGGAAGAGTTTTACGCTGCAGAGTACGTTTAACAACCACCAGCGCATTCACTCCGGAGAGAAGCCATATTACTGCACGCAGTGCGGGAAGAGGTTCACACGACACAGCACTTTTAAAAACCACCAGCGCGTCCACACGGGGGAGAAGCC TTACTACTGCTCGCTGTGTGGAAAGAGTTTTTCTAGAAAGGGACACCTTAAACAACACCACCTAATCCACACAGGAGAAAAGCCACATCAGTGCTCAGAGTGCGGGAAGACATTTATACAAAAAAGCAATCTCAAAAAGCACCAGCGCGTTCACACCGGAGAGAAGCCATACGAATGCTTGCAGTGCGGGAAGAGTTTTACACGACAGAGTCCTTTTAAAAACCACCAGCGCAGTCACACCGGGGAGAAGCCGTATCACTGCTCGCCGTGCGGGAAGAGTTTTACGCTGCAGAGTTCGTTTAAAAGACACCAACTCATCCACAACGGAGAGAAGCCGTACTACTGTACGCAGTGCGGGAAGAGTTTTACACGATACAGTAATTTAAAAAGCCACCACCGCATTCACACCGGGGAGCAGCTGTATTGCTGCTTACAGTGCGGGAAGAGTTTTCGAGAGTTGGCTACTTTAAAAAACCAccaactcattcacacaggagagaagccgcATTACTGCTCGCAGTGCGGGATGAGTTTCAGAGAGCTGAGTCATTTAAGAACGCACGAACGCATTCACATGAGAGAGACGCCGCACTACTGCTCTCAGTGCGGGATGAGTTTCCGAGAACTCAGTCATTTAAAGAcgcaccagcgcattcacaaaGGAGACAAGCCACATTACTGCTCGCAGTGCGGGATGAGTTTCAGAGAGTTGAGTCATTTGAAAactcaccagcgcattcacaccggAGGGAAGCCGTATTTTTGCTCGCAGTGTGGGATGAGTTTCAGAGAGTTGAGTCATTTAAAAAcgcaccagcgcattcacacaaaAGAGAAGCCGCATTACTGCTCGCAGTGTGGGATGAGTTTCAGAGAGTTGAGTCATTTGAAAAcgcaccagcgcattcacacaggagagaggccATATCGCTGTTCGCAGTGCGGGAAGAGTTTTAAACAACATGGATCTTTTAAGgcacaccagcgcattcacacaggagagaagcaaTAA